One region of Wyeomyia smithii strain HCP4-BCI-WySm-NY-G18 chromosome 3, ASM2978416v1, whole genome shotgun sequence genomic DNA includes:
- the LOC129732452 gene encoding RNA-binding protein RO60-like, whose amino-acid sequence MNDTAVILRYLYLGTDQPFYIHKNRALDVKEGCRILAPIRTLVEATAATEEDPPVARKVANSVTLTEPPVDMIVRVMKSGSLVRNDECLFALAFLARTFTDKEEKHKVYEVVPQVIGCSEDLFQFVNFYKELAPDAGGKGLGNGMRTALTKWYDKHSALELAELLAIDRGFYGWCHKDILLMIHINLKDDAKMQVLDCALGGPGKRRKSKSKKPKQENGSEENDSGVQTTEKLPKVEEGDDSEEESEALQVYRRMKKFKSIQTSALACGPIKQYRYPKQLVPSQLHRSSAVWESLLPHMVYRDVVQSALVLQDYKLLKDNDTPLSIAYGNVLNRMTSVTESKLHPIFIYQTMRLFEERQRYLNVVKEAVHTTNNLALKNATANPAVLRQFNSALNHSMLNYQRTGLNFLVTLDLRSKQTKKRIFGNRLMSCQAAFILLTLPMFKREPHMKVLTFTEAPHVLADVDFTREMTFFQACDHIQAKANKKTKVDITQPIQYARQNKKKVDVFITIVDSLIRVNPNRHSPVVALNSYNKETKKNAVYIIISLSRHQQDLDHVDMASTKGVLELVGCTEDIPKLIDAYVKRSFT is encoded by the exons ATGAATGATACTGCGGTTATTCTGCGCTATCTTTACCTCGGCACCGATCAACCATTCTATATTCACAAAAATCGAGCCCTCGATGTTAAGGAAGGATGTCGCATCCTGGCCCCCATACGGACCCTGGTGGAGGCAACTGCCGCCACGGAAGAGGACCCACCGGTCGCGCGAAAAGTGGCCAACAGTGTGACGCTAACGGAACCTCCGGTAGACATGATTGTTCGG GTCATGAAAAGTGGTTCGCTGGTGCGAAATGACGAATGTTTGTTTGCTCTCGCTTTCTTGGCTCGGACTTTTACTGACAAAGAAGAGAAACATAAGGTTTACGAAGTTGTGCCACAGGTCATAGGCTGCAGTGAGGACCTATTTCAGTTTGTGAATTTCTACAAAGAGCTGGCACCCGATGCGGGTGGTAAAG GACTTGGAAATGGTATGAGAACGGCCCTCACCAAGTGGTACGATAAACATAGTGCGCTAGAATTGGCCGAATTGCTTGCCATTGATCGTGGCTTTTATGGTTGGTGTCACAAGGACATCCTACTTATGATACACATTAATTTGAAGGATGATGCAAAAATGCAAGTGCTAGACTGCGCTCTAGGTGGACCAGGAAAAAGACGCAAGTCCAAGTCAAAGAAGCCAAAACAGGAAAATGGGTCGGAGGAGAATGATTCGGGGGTTCAGACTACCGAAAAACTTCCGAAGGTAGAGGAAGGCGATGATTCAGAAGAGGAGAGCGAGGCCTTGCAAGTCTATCGTCGAATGAAGAAGTTTAAATCTATTCAAACTTCTGCCCTGGCTTGTGGTCCAATCAAACAATATCGATACCCGAAGCAGTTGGTTCCATCACAGCTGCACCGGTCCTCAGCGGTATGGGAAAGTCTTCTGCCCCATATGGTTTATCGGGACGTCGTTCAGTCAGCCCTCGTGCTGCAGGATTACAAACTGCTTAAAGATAACGATACCCCACTTTCGATTGCCTATGGAAATGTTCTTAACCGTATGACATCCGTTACCGAATCGAAGCTTCATCCGATATTCATCTATCAGACGATGCGCTTGTTTGAGGAACGCCAACGCTATCTTAACGTCGTGAAGGAGGCTGTCCACACCACTAACAATTTGGCGCTGAAGAATGCAACGGCCAACCCGGCGGTCCTGAGACAGTTCAACAGTGCTCTAAATCATTCGATGCTAAACTATCAGCGCACCGGACTTAACTTCCTCGTGACGCTGGATTTGAGATCCAAGCAGACAAAGA AACGCATATTTGGTAACCGCTTGATGTCCTGTCAAGCAGCATTCATTCTGCTCACGCTGCCTATGTTCAAACGGGAACCGCACATGAAGGTACTGACCTTCACCGAAGCTCCGCACGTGCTGGCCGACGTTGATTTCACCCGGGAGATGACGTTCTTCCAGGCCTGTGACCACATCCAAgcgaaagcaaacaagaaaACCAAGGTCGATATCACCCAGCCGATTCAGTACGCTCGACAGAACAAGAAGAAGGTGGATGTCTTCATAACCATCGTCGATTCGTTGATCCGCGTCAATCCTAACCGTCACTCGCCGGTGGTCGCCCTGAACAGTTACAACAAGGAAACGAAGAAAAATGCAGT TTATATTATTATAAGTCTCAGCCGCCACCAACAGGATTTGGATCACGTCGACATGGCTTCCACCAAAGGAGTGCTAGAACTGGTCGGATGCACTGAGGACATACCGAAGCTGATCGACGCGTATGTAAAGCGGTCCTTCACGTAA